A window of the Danio aesculapii chromosome 10, fDanAes4.1, whole genome shotgun sequence genome harbors these coding sequences:
- the LOC130236506 gene encoding chondroitin sulfate proteoglycan 4-like, which produces MWIHIPLQKKFLWRAFLLLTWTAVQAFGASFYGDGFVHLKTVELSSQTSIHVRFRTSGSSGLLFLAAGEKDFLWVMLHSGRIEVRIEFGSGERTIRSEKGIPLNDLTWHAVELQHDHENITLTVDKNSVTTLKMPGPDLKLDVQDGLFVGGVGDLEKPYLSADDSSFGFRGCVDEVLFNEHNLLSSLRPYSGYKTIHEVSLGCSPEFSATVNNSISFFSSKAYMSLPMWDVPQEGVFECELRTVYSEGIFLYSSAGQGDYIALEIQKGHLVAILKIGATKTVLRSLMIINDGAWHILRLYLSPLNLQFTLGLEMHNSSFGINASALQFNGPLFLGGVDANTYTDIRKNGLLSMLGKRIAGGSFKGCLRNIRVNYQRMGLPKALVTKDISVGCESEKLFGPTTTSPSTIAVYTENFTDVAAELDKRNFLLLKDLEVFEGGRAPLESKHLKINLDFRKLGIRQSQIMFRIEEQPVHGQLRLDVDSDLGENTFSMLDLWHKRVMYVHGGSEDLFDFFMFSILTSSKKEVPSYLKGNRLHRFNISITPVNDAPELSLPEGSLFIMVEHSKRHLSTDVLRVIDPDTNSTDLKFTVLGNLIVNSGFLEIDERPGKAVKSFSQSDLEQGKVNYVHKGVRNSRMALRVSDGDKVSNTVVFRIIAVPLEYKVTNNTGVEVIQGDATFISNKNLAIQVNVPKQAVDIRYDITVPPVYGELQRLHSSGQWKQTSTFTQKLLEKERLRYLSTFHGTQQSNITDSFKCKATVGSVITDEFLYLIRVRWIRYRIIKNKVEIEGKQKVTLTPQEFHVVTKGARLSEKDLHIRLLTLPRKGHLLLDNKTLKRNSTFSQDYITNHKLQYELLEKAHDDARDMFHFQVFSKYAMSGIHEFKISIKADIHDIILSNHGLSVLEGESKVITKTMLFSETASSRMVHYTVTNIPKHGMLQKINLSNSSSSNDTITEFTNQDILDERIMYVHDDSETTQDVFMFVASFGSLKNKTLGTEGVFNISIQLVNDEKPVRVVDKVFHVVHSSQRLLTLEDLCYHDPDTDFDDKDLLYTRRKIPTGELVLINDTTHKLYQFHQRDLEEKRVLFIHKGASYGRFVLFISDSKHYTSTVLEVSAQDPFVEVANNTGLLVQKGQAAILGVANFSITTNMDVRHNEEVVFEVFLPPRHGTLYCNGIKTNTFTQHDVRMGHVIYHHDDSEILEDFFNITTKVKGLHLDVSVDIKVYLESHQQPPTVIHNNLILVEEGKPVKITKDVLQVFHEDNKPYEIMFTVKVAPTHGFLRISMVEESHYHGSQESPIESFSQGDINEGHVQYVQTEKGSVNDSFSLDVTNGILTLHDLTVVVDIIPLHIPLEVSNMTLIEGSSKALTQNIIKVVNQHFHGLQIFYLVTEGPHHGRIEHSRIPGVPIPSFTRAQAEQGFIFYVHDGSETVADNFTVVANDTDIRKQSLPFVVYVDITPINDESPIITVNRILKVWEGSVTQITNEDLSAEDPDSPPESLEFIITPPNNGHLALKNAPSRPVLNFTQGHINHGQLVFVHNGALSGGFHFQVNDGLNFAQRQIFSITAQSLIISLEKNEELRVFPGSSKLISEDELLILTNDYDDIYGNRTITYTITSPPRLGSLIWKQAENSTQEISSFTQNMVKESAVLYAQTKAVAWAATDSFTFTASCPPAFLQAHTFNIHISYENTNQEHRSALHTNTGAVVAEGSSVLIDKSKLDGSNLLGMLDEDERNFYEVWYEIISPPHHGTIVVGEKNLTHERPKFSQINLHKHGIIYVHDDSETTHDNFTFNVWLNPKGKLAQRPQNANKVISEIFNITVTPVNDRPPVLKTGSPRLKVIKGDTVTLDTENLYVEDQDTPPEEIYYTVISRPKNGFLTLEGQLNKSTLNFTQADVNHGKVHFVQQGELSSGVIYFSITDGFHRPLYKLFSIDVENITISVVNNTGLTLLQGQTTVTLTFEHLAAVTNERDASIRYLVTVQPNHGSIMVMEESVTHFEQEDLHTGRVFYHMTDLSSSQDSFEFTVFTSESNLTNQVVNITVRPLIHIGEHVRIPDGIPVKLRKDVLDATELASLSASDPIFEILEPPKHGKLVKVTFDLGGAPHSVESFSFRDVEQGRVAIVENINFHAIYSNTTAARYNVTTVHPLNDSFVFLLKAANVQPAMGEFVYLVLPFDPITGKHILLEPTKLPTFNITTNNMSPMYPPSHIDPTSRPHRTASKLKPRKHWGNHTRSRSAVPHVPRTTMGKLDPFPKNTLVRLESFPRPASDPLLIILPLLACLLLIVILVVLILVFRHRREKRAHPAMIQGLTGNPSEDILARGPYLGQPERSFAVPSVIVTPLTPSCPDSPVLVHDSALVPAMERSVSPFLLCTLSPLDPDSAQQCSPATPPLKQNQHWV; this is translated from the exons ATGTGGATTCACATTCCCCTTCAGAAGAAGTTTTTGTGGCGCGCGTTTTTGCTCCTCACTTGGACTGCTGTACAGGCTTTCGGAG CTTCTTTCTATGGAGATGGTTTTGTGCATTTGAAAACAGTTGAGTTGTCAAGTCAGACGTCTATCCATGTACGGTTTCGAACCTCTGGATCCAGTGGACTGCTGTTCTTGGCAGCCGGAGAGAAGGACTTCCTCTGGGTCATGCTGCACTCTGGCAGAATAGAG GTGCGGATTGAGTTTGGATCTGGGGAACGGACTATTCGCTCTGAGAAGGGTATCCCTTTAAATGATCTGACCTGGCATGCAGTAGAACTTCAGCATGACCATGAAAACATTACACTGACTGTAGACAAAAACTCTGTAACAACTCTAAAGATGCCAGGGCCTGACCTTAAGCTGGATGTGCAGGATGGTCTTTTTGTTGGAGGTGTTGGAGATCTGGAAAAACCCTACCTCTCAGCAGATGATTCTTCTTTTGGCTTTCGAGGGTGTGTGGATGAGGTTCTTTTCAATGAGCATAACCTTCTGTCGTCCCTTAGGCCTTACTCTGGATACAAAACGATTCATGAAGTGTCACTTGGTTGCAGTCCAGAATTTTCAGCAACTGTCAACAATTCAATAAGTTTCTTTAGTTCCAAAGCGTACATGTCATTGCCAATGTGGGACGTACCCCAAGAAGGTGTATTTGAATGTGAACTTCGGACAGTATATTCAGAGGGGATCTTTTTATACAGCTCTGCGGGCCAAGGAGACTACATTGCCCTTGAGATTCAAAAGGGTCACCTTGTTGCCATCCTAAAAATAGGTGCAACCAAAACAGTATTGCGTTCATTGATGATCATCAATGATGGGGCATGGCACATTTTGCGGCTATATCTGTCTCCTTTGAATCTTCAGTTTACTCTTGGTTTGGAGATGCATAATTCTAGCTTTGGGATAAATGCCAGTGCATTACAGTTTAATGGGCCTCTTTTTCTAGGAGGGGTGGATGCCAACACTTACACAGACATTCGCAAGAATGGACTGCTGTCTATGTTAGGCAAGCGTATAGCAGGAGGGTCATTTAAAGGCTGTCTTCGAAATATCAGAGTTAATTACCAAAGGATGGGCCTTCCAAAAGCATTGGTTACCAAGGACATATCTGTTGGTTGTGAATCAGAAAAGCTATTTGGTCCTACCACTACAAGTCCATCAACTATTGCCGTATATACTGAGAATTTTACAGATGTTGCAGCTGAGCTGGACAAAAGGAATTTTCTTTTACTCAaagatttagaggtttttgaagGTGGTCGAGCACCACTTGAGTCTAAACACTTaaagattaatctagatttccGAAAGCTTGGGATCCGTCAGTCACAGATTATGTTTCGTATTGAGGAGCAGCCAGTCCATGGGCAACTCCGACTGGATGTTGACTCTGATTTGGGTGAGAATACCTTTAGTATGCTGGACCTCTGGCACAAAAGGGTCATGTATGTCCATGGAGGATCTGAGGACCTATTtgattttttcatgttttctatCTTGACCAGCAGCAAAAAGGAAGTGCCTAGCTATCTCAAAGGGAACCGCCTGCACAGATTCAACATCAGTATAACACCTGTCAATGATGCTCCTGAACTTAGTCTTCCTGAAGGCAGTCTCTTTATTATGGTGGAGCATTCAAAACGTCATTTGAGCACAGATGTCCTCAGAGTCATTGACCCTGACACTAACTCTACAGATCTCAAGTTTACAGTGCTTGGAAACTTAATTGTTAACTCAGGGTTTCTAGAAATTGACGAACGCCCAGGCAAAGCAGTGAAATCCTTTTCCCAAAGTGATCTAGAGCAGGGTAAAGTGAATTATGTACACAAAGGTGTCAGAAACTCCAGAATGGCACTTAGAGTGAGTGATGGGGACAAGGTAAGCAACACTGTAGTTTTCAGGATCATTGCTGTTCCCCTAGAATACAAGGTCACCAACAATACTGGAGTAGAGGTAATCCAAGGTGATGCAACCTTTATTAGTAACAAAAATCTTGCTATTCAAGTGAATGTACCTAAACAAGCAGTGGATATTCGCTATGACATCACAGTGCCACCAGTCTATGGTGAGCTGCAAAGGCTACATTCAAGTGGGCAGTGGAAGCAAACTAGTACCTTCACGCAGAAACTTTTGGAAAAGGAGCGTCTCCGATATCTCAGCACCTTCCATGGGACACAGCAAAGTAATATTACAGACAGTTTCAAATGCAAGGCCACAGTTGGCTCAGTCATTACTGACGAGTTTTTATATCTGATTAGAGTACGCTGGATACGCTACAGAATCATCAAAAATAAGGTTGAGATTGAGGGTAAACAAAAAGTCACATTGACACCTCAAGAATTCCATGTTGTCACCAAGGGtgcaagactttcagaaaaagaccTTCACATTCGTTTGTTGACTTTACCAAGGAAAGGACATCTTCTTCTTGATAATAAGACTTTAAAAAGGAACTCTACTTTCAGCCAAGATTACATTACTAATCACAAGTTACAATATGAGCTCTTAGAAAAGGCACATGATGATGCAAGGGACATGTTTCACTTTCAAGTTTTTTCAAAATATGCCATGTCAGGGATTCATGAGTTCAAAATTAGCATTAAAGCAGATATTCATGATATAATTTTAAGTAATCATGGACTTTCTGTCTTGGAAGGGGAGAGCAAGGTCATTACTAAGACGATGCTTTTCTCAGAGACAGCCAGCTCCAGAATGGTACACTACACTGTTACTAACATCCCTAAACATGGGATGCTGCAGAAAATAAATCTCTCCAATTCCTCTTCAAGCAATGACACCATAACAGAGTTTACTAATCAGGACATTTTGGATGAACGCATAATGTACGTCCATGACGATAGTGAAACAACACAGGATGTATTCATGTTCGTGGCTTCTTTTGGCTCTCTAAAAAATAAGACACTCGGCACAGAGGGTGTATTTAACATTTCCATTCAGCTGGTTAATGATGAGAAACCGGTTCGTGTTGTGGATAAAGTCTTCCATGTTGTGCATAGCAGCCAGCGGTTACTTACACTGGAAGACTTGTGCTACCATGATCCGGACACAGACTTTGATGACAAAGATCTGCTTTATACCAGACGAAAGATCCCCACGGGTGAGCTAGTCCTGATAAATGACACCACACACAAGCTTTATCAATTCCATCAGAGGGACTTAGAAGAGAAGAGAGTGCTGTTTATTCACAAAGGAGCAAGTTATGGTCGCTTTGTCCTCTTCATATCAGACAGCAAACACTACACATCAACAGTACTTGAAGTGTCAGCCCAGGATCCATTTGTTGAAGTGGCCAACAACACGGGTCTTTTGGTACAGAAAGGGCAGGCCGCCATTTTAGGAGTTGCTAATTTCAGTATTACCACTAATATGGATGTCAGGCATAATGAAGAAGTGGTCTTTGAGGTCTTTCTACCACCAAGGCATGGGACTCTTTACTGCAATGGAATCAAAACAAATACTTTCACACAACATGATGTAAGGATGGGTCATGTAATATatcaccatgatgacagtgaaaTTCTGGAGGACTTTTTTAACATTACCACCAAGGTGAAAGGTCTGCATCTGGATGTAAGTGTGGACATTAAGGTGTATCTTGAGAGTCATCAGCAGCCCCCAACAGTCATTCACAATAACCTAATCTTGGTGGAGGAAGGAAAGCCTGTTAAAATCACCAAGGATGTTCTCCAG GTTTTTCATGAGGATAACAAACCTTACGAGATTATGTTTACTGTGAAGGTGGCACCCACTCATGGTTTTCTGAGGATATCTATGGTGGAAGAAAGTCACTACCATGGCAGCCAGGAGAGTCCCATAGAGAGCTTTTCACAGGGTGATATTAATGAAGGGCATGTTCAGTATGTTCAGACAGAGAAAGGGTCTGTCAATGACTCCTTCTCACTCGATGTAACCAATGGCATTCTAACATTACATGATCTTACAGTAGTAGTGGACATTATCCCCTTGCACATCCCACTAGAGGTGTCCAATATGACCCTCATTGAGGGTTCCTCTAAAGCTCTCACTCAGAACATTATCAAAGTCGTCAACCAACACTTTCATGGACTCCAAATCTTCTATCTTGTAACCGAGGGGCCCCATCATGGTCGAATTGAACATTCAAGAATCCCTGGTGTACCCATTCCATCTTTCACAAGAGCTCAA GCTGAACAAGGGTTCATTTTCTATGTCCATGATGGAAGTGAGACAGTGGCTGATAATTTTACAGTGGTGGCCAATGATACAGATATTCGGAAGCAAAGTTTGCCTTTTGTGGTTTATGTCGATATAACACCCATAAATGATGAATCTCCAATTATAACTGTCAACCGGATTCTCAAG GTGTGGGAAGGTTCTGTGACACAAATAACTAATGAAGACCTCAGTGCGGAGGATCCAGATTCTCCTCCTGAAAGCCTAGAATTCATCATCACTCCACCAAATAATGGGCATCTGGCCCTGAAAAATGCCCCCTCTAGGCCAGTTCTGAACTTCACTCAAGGGCATATCAATCATGGCCAGCTGGTGTTTGTACATAATG GTGCTTTGTCTGGAGGATTTCACTTTCAAGTCAATGATGGTTTGAACTTTGCTCAAAGGCAAATCTTCAGCATTACAGCACAATCTCTGATCATTAGCTTAGAGAAAAATGAAGAGCTCAGAGTTTTCCCAG GTTCTTCAAAACTAATTTCTGAAGATGAGCTGCTGATTCTCACAAATGACTATGATGATATTTATGGAAATCGCACCATCACCTACACAATAACTTCACCTCCAAGATTGGGAAGCCTAATTTGGAAACAAGCAGAAAATTCCACACAAGAAATCTCGTCTTTCACCCAGAACATG gTGAAAGAAAGTGCTGTGCTGTATGCACAGACTAAAGCTGTTGCATGGGCTGCTACAGATTCCTTTACCTTCACAGCGTCATGCCCCCCGGCCTTCCTTCAAGCTCACACCTTTAATATCCACATCTCTTATGAAAACACTAACCAGGAGCATCGGAGTGCACTGCATACAAATACAG GAGCTGTTGTCGCTGAGGGTAGCAGTGTTCTCATTGATAAATCAAAATTGGATGGCTCCAACCTTTTGGGAATGTTAGATGAAGATGAACGTAATTTCTATGAGGTCTGGTATGAAATCATCTCTCCACCCCACCATGGTACAATTGTTGTTGGTGAAAAGAACTTGACGCATGAAAGACCAAAGTTCTCTCAAATCAACCTCCACAAGCATGGAATCATCTATGTGCATGACGACTCGGAGACCACTCATGATAACTTCACTTTTAATGTGTGGCTAAACCCCAAAGGAAAGCTTGCTCAACGTCCCCAGAATGCAAATAAGGTAATatctgaaatatttaatattactgTGACCCCTGTTAATGACCGACCTCCTGTGCTCAAGACAGGATCCCCTAGACTCAAAGTGATCAAAGGGGACACTGTGACCTTGGACACTGAGAACCTTTATGTCGAGGACCAAGACACTCCACCTGAGGAGATTTACTATACTGTAATCAGCAGGCCTAAAAATGGCTTCCTCACTTTGGAGGGTCAACTTAACAAGTCCACACTGAATTTCACCCAGGCTGATGTAAATCATGGAAAGGTGCATTTTGTGCAACAAGGGGAACTCTCATCCGGGGTCATTTACTTCAGTATTACTGATGGATTCCACAGACCACTTTATAAGCTGTTCAGCATAGACGTTGAGAATATCACCATCAGTGTGGTCAACAACACTGGACTGACTCTGTTGCAAGGTCAGACCACAGTGACTTTGACATTTGAGCACCTGGCCGCAGTCACAAATGAGAGGGATGCATCCATTAGATATTTAGTTACAGTGCAACCAAATCATGGGAGTATCATGGTTATGGAAGAGTCTGTCACACACTTTGAACAAGAAGACTTGCACACTGGCAGAGTATTTTATCACATGACTGATCTATCATCCTCTCAAGACAGCTTTGAGTTCACAGTCTTTACATCTGAGAGTAACCTGACCAACCAGGTGGTAAACATCACAGTCAGGCCACTGATTCACATTGGAGAGCATGTCCGGATCCCAGATGGCATCCCAGTTAAGTTAAGAAAGGACGTCCTGGATGCAACAGAATTGGCTTCCCTTAGTGCTAGCGATCCCATCTTTGAAATCCTTGAGCCACCTAAACATGGCAAACTAGTCAAGGTCACATTTGACCTCGGAGGAGCCCCCCACTCAGTTGAGTCCTTTTCATTTCGGGATGTGGAACAGGGGAGAGTAGCCATTGTAGAAAATATAAACTTTCATGCCATTTATAGTAACACAACAGCAGCCAGGTACAACGTCACAACGGTCCATCCACTTAATGActcatttgttttccttttaaAGGCAGCCAATGTTCAGCCTGCCATGGGCGAGTTTGTGTACTTAGTATTACCATTTGATCCCATTACAGGGAAGCATATACTTTTAGAGCCAACCAAGCTGCCAACTTTCAacataacaacaaataatatgtCACCCATGTACCCTCCATCTCATATAGATCCAACAAGTAGACCACACAGAACTGCTTCAAAGCTGAAACCTCGAAAGCATTGGGGAAATCACACAAGAAGTAGATCTGCGGTTCCACATGTGCCCCGTACCACAATGGGCAAGTTGGACCCCTTCCCAAAAAATACTTTAGTGAGGCTGGAATCTTTTCCAAGACCTGCATCTGATCCACTGCTTATCATCCTGCCACTTCTGGCCTGCCTCCTCCTGATTGTCATTCTTGTGGTTCTCATTCTTGTCTTCCGGCACCGCAGGGAAAAACGGGCACACCCGGCAATGATACAGGGGCTGACGGGGAACCCTAGTGAAGATATTTTAGCCAGAGGCCCATATCTGGGTCAGCCTGAGAGAAGTTTTGCTGTTCCGTCAGTTATAGTAACCCCACTCACACCAAGCTGCCCCGACAGCCCTGTTTTAGTACATGATTCTGCCTTGGTGCCGGCAATGGAACGATCTGTGTCTCCATTTCTCCTTTGCACATTGAGCCCACTTGACCCTGATTCTGCCCAGCAATGCTCACCAGCAACACCACCCCTTAAACAAAACCAGCACTGGGTTTGA